The Eremothecium gossypii ATCC 10895 chromosome IV, complete sequence genome contains a region encoding:
- the VAC7 gene encoding Vac7p (Syntenic homolog of Saccharomyces cerevisiae YNL054W (VAC7)), with the protein MGLEDGGRIIVEMETVDTQVQSLLPVQPADGGAARPELAGSRRSSSLQLVEQEGAGDDEEKPRFAAALEPSHPPVISHNPLSPHASMTALRNKKSSLLIHSLPTAVVNEDEGREHEGTPAGVAALAGGEGGMDGGGGEGSSLAPPAFTTRTLEHHHLDKPIAARLDEEARSIVNYIAVEDAVDQDSTRHSKEPSTKADFFAARLASAVGENEISDSEETFVYESTANSTKNSYEPISSNLVLTQSSLGKPYGIPAKLSTPMLTKNKKLLERLKTTRHSSIAVMPSVISDHATAPQAGPAPHQPQQCASQQQQTSDDLKSIHSNRQRRAQYTQMGQSDIQSVKSFNNQPMHSPGKRLSVLSLTKAVAEARQSRNTSNHSGKLRPTAHNNGNSGTLKMKNNHLYPLRTTASRIFDANGASLRRYSGVPDNINLEDYVEQENGELTPNKFTYRSSSEIDSDDDNVLNEDEGLSYVEEDEDDVQSMFYYHGNPQHAAGHTVNPNQVSSGNDNINHNSDKHSASMNNNNGSHVSLNRKYKSHYGALGKFSHLPHKLNYEQNERIGPDDDLEALYYFRNNSSNGNAASNGGSKNAGGSSGNNNNHSKHFDFFFHPDELSPLKSKKRRSHTVYSGYYNPHNFYTKRSTWNKFKSFVYLTFIVTSLLALGFISGFLLATNKELHDFQIKTIDNVLASADELVFDIKASSFNPGFFTVGVQDVNLDIFAKTSHLDQTDADGDNRGAAFETVLLGTVYTLETPLRFQGGFLSRNYGVSMSGVKLLHPGAADTAADADKWRALIRYEFDLIVRGNMKYSIPFFKSEKSVVVQAQTSVDPNRADVRAPT; encoded by the coding sequence ATGGGTTTGGAAGACGGAGGGCGGATTATCGTGGAGATGGAGACTGTGGACACACAGGTGCAGTCGTTGCTTCCGGTGCAGCCGGCCGACGGCGGAGCCGCGCGGCCAGAGCTGGCCGGGTCGCGGCGGTCGTCTTCGCTGCAGTTGGTGGAGCAGGAGGGGGCGGGGGACGACGAAGAGAAGCCGCGGTTTGCGGCCGCGCTGGAGCCCTCGCACCCGCCTGTGATCTCGCACAACCCGTTGTCGCCACACGCGTCGATGACGGCGCTGCGCAACAAGAAGTCGTCTCTTCTCATCCATTCGCTCCCGACAGCAGTGGTGAACGAAGATGAGGGGCGGGAGCATGAGGGCACGCCTGCGGGTGTCGCGGCACTTGCAGGCGGCGAAGGCGGGATggacggcggcggcggcgagggTAGCAGTCTGGCACCGCCAGCATTTACCACCCGCACGCTCGAACACCACCACCTGGATAAGCCTATTGCGGCACGTCTCGATGAGGAGGCGCGATCGATTGTGAACTACATAGCAGTGGAAGATGCAGTGGACCAGGACTCGACGAGGCATTCGAAGGAGCCTTCGACCAAGGCAGACTTCTTTGCGGCGCGGTTAGCAAGCGCGGTTGGTGAGAACGAGATCAGCGATTCGGAAGAGACGTTCGTGTACGAGTCGACAGCGAACTCCACCAAGAACAGCTACGAGCCGATAAGCAGTAACTTGGTACTCACGCAGTCATCGTTAGGTAAGCCGTATGGCATCCCCGCCAAGTTGAGCACGCCCATGCTCACCAAGAACAAGAAGTTGTTGGAGAGACTTAAGACAACGAGGCACAGCTCAATTGCGGTCATGCCTTCTGTAATCTCCGATCATGCGACTGCACCGCAGGCTGGCCCTGCGCCACATCAGCCCCAACAATGCGCTTCGCAGCAACAACAGACTTCCGACGATTTGAAAAGTATCCATTCCAAccggcagcggcgggcTCAGTACACACAGATGGGTCAATCGGACATTCAGTCTGTCAAGTCGTTCAACAATCAACCTATGCATTCTCCAGGCAAACGCTTGAGCGTCCTTTCATTGACCAAGGCTGTGGCAGAAGCCCGACAGTCACGCAATACATCAAACCATTCAGGCAAACTACGCCCCACAGCTCACAATAATGGTAATTCAGGCACGTTAAAGATGAAGAACAACCATCTATATCCGCTCCGAACAACGGCTTCGCGGATCTTCGATGCGAATGGTGCCTCGCTTCGGCGGTACTCAGGCGTGCCAGACAACATAAACCTCGAGGACTACGTTGAGCAGGAGAATGGCGAGCTCACACCTAACAAGTTCACCTACCGCTCTTCCTCCGAGATCGATTCGGATGACGACAACGTTTTGAACGAGGACGAAGGCCTGAGCTATGTCGAAGAAGACGAAGATGACGTCCAATCCATGTTTTACTATCACGGCAACCCGCAGCACGCCGCAGGGCATACTGTGAACCCCAACCAGGTGAGTTCGGGGAATGATAACATCAACCACAATAGCGATAAGCATAGCGCTTCCATGAATAACAACAACGGCTCGCACGTATCACTCAATCGCAAGTACAAGTCGCACTATGGGGCTTTGGGGAAGTTCTCGCATCTGCCGCACAAGCTGAACTACGAGCAGAACGAGCGCATCGGGCCAGACGACGACTTAGAGGCTTTGTACTATTTTCGCAACAACTCCTCCAACGGGAACGCGGCCTCCAACGGGGGCAGCAAGAACGCaggcggcagcagcggcaacaacaacaaccACAGCAAGCATTTCGACTTTTTCTTCCACCCGGATGAGCTCTCCCCCTTGAAGTCCAAGAAGCGGCGCTCGCACACCGTGTACTCGGGCTACTACAACCCGCATAATTTCTACACAAAGCGCTCCACCTGGAACAAGTTCAAGAGCTTTGTCTACCTCACCTTCATCGTGACAAGCCTCTTGGCGCTGGGCTTCATCTCCGGCTTCTTGCTGGCCACCAACAAGGAGCTCCACGACTTCCAGATCAAAACCATCGACAACGTCTTGGCCTCCGCCGACGAGCTCGTCTTCGACATCAAGGCCTCTTCCTTCAACCCCGGCTTTTTCACCGTCGGCGTACAGGACGTCAACCTCGATATCTTCGCCAAGACCTCCCACCTCGACCAGACCGACGCCGACGGCGACAaccgcggcgccgcctTCGAGACAGTTCTCCTCGGCACCGTCTACACCTTGGAGACGCCCTTGCGCTTCCAGGGCGGCTTCCTCAGCCGCAACTACGGCGTCTCCATGTCCGGTGTCAAGCTCCTCCACCCCGGCGCCGCGGACACCGCTGCCGACGCAGACAAGTGGCGCGCCTTGATCAGGTACGAGTTCGACCTCATCGTGCGTGGCAACATGAAGTACTCCATTCCTTTTTTCAAGAGCGAGAAGTCCGTCGTAGTCCAGGCCCAAACCTCCGTCGACCCCAACCGTGCGGACGTCCGTGCCCCTACGTAG
- the SDP1 gene encoding mitogen-activated protein kinase tyrosine protein phosphatase SDP1 (Syntenic homolog of Saccharomyces cerevisiae YNL053W (MSG5) and YIL113W (SDP1)), whose protein sequence is MSGSLLDLKSRSPKSLQSKNRKKLSLKISNGSPGPKVMMLEPPAEVAGRGDAQIYTLPALAPAPGQRGRGAEDKGGALKLTVETALRPRGEERIRFRPPPMLARGGVPAYLQDCEELGACTPVPADAPLTRSWVFRRGGAAGGCRVENAGCDGADEDDEGTLHSALRYNDVLNGNAYPGEPLCVLVPGLFLYSEPTIEQVLQFDVVVNVAKEITDFTSQIPEGSGTQYYHFKWSHTSKICSNLEELTALIHTALCDGKRVLVHCQCGVSRSASLIVAYIMRYRSMPLNDAYNYLKNVAKDISPNMSLIFQLMEWGEQLKSKDGHSSCSPASCSLSSLASENLSEQPRSCRPRSAVGPKSAFSSPDISSDLSPENTPRTPMEFLNAPSLSQKYPQTAEQSEPSKHDPLQLGSELCMKCSVVLDTFSQPSAEVVDKNW, encoded by the coding sequence ATGAGTGGATCGCTGCTAGACCTGAAGTCCAGGTCGCCGAAGTCGCTGCAGAGCAAGAACAGGAAGAAGCTGTCGCTGAAGATCAGCAACGGCAGCCCGGGGCCGAAGGTGATGATGCTGGAGCCGCCGGCGGAAGTGGCGGGGCGGGGGGACGCGCAAATATACAcgctgccggcgctggcgccAGCGCCGGGACAGCGGGGGCGGGGCGCGGAGGACAAGGGCGGGGCACTGAAGCTGACGGTGGAGACGGCACTGCGGCCGCGGGGGGAGGAGCGGATACGATtccggccgccgccgatGCTGGCGCGGGGCGGAGTGCCGGCGTACTTACAGGACTGTGAGGAGCTAGGGGCGTGCACGCCGGTGCCGGCGGACGCGCCATTGACGCGCTCGTGGGTATtccggcgcggcggcgcggcgggcgggtGCCGCGTGGAGAATGCCGGCTGCGATGGCGCGGACGAGGATGACGAGGGCACGCTCCATTCCGCGCTCAGATACAATGACGTCTTAAACGGCAACGCATACCCGGGCGAGCCGCTATGCGTTCTTGTGCCCGGACTCTTCCTGTACTCGGAGCCCACCATCGAGCAGGTGCTGCAGTTCGATGTGGTCGTGAACGTGGCAAAGGAGATCACAGACTTTACAAGCCAGATTCCCGAGGGGTCTGGGACACAGTACTATCACTTCAAGTGGTCGCATACAAGCAAAATATGCAGCAACCTCGAGGAGCTCACCGCTCTCATACACACGGCCCTCTGCGATGGAAAGCGCGTGCTGGTGCACTGCCAGTGCGGTGTCTCGCGCTCCGCCTCGCTCATCGTCGCGTACATCATGCGCTACCGCAGCATGCCGCTCAACGACGCGTACAACTACCTAAAAAACGTCGCCAAGGACATAAGCCCCAACATGAGCCTGATCTTCCAGCTGATGGAGTGGGGCGAGCAGTTGAAGAGCAAGGACGGGCactccagctgctcgcccgccagctgctcgctCTCCAGCCTGGCATCCGAAAACCTGTCGGAGCAACCGCGCTCgtgccgcccgcgctcTGCCGTCGGCCCGAAGTCTGCGTTCTCCAGCCCCGACATCTCCAGCGACCTGTCGCCCGAAAATACGCCGCGCACCCCGATGGAGTTTTTGAACGCGCCATCTCTCTCTCAAAAGTACCCCCAGACCGCAGAACAGTCTGAGCCGTCGAAGCATGACCCGCTACAGCTGGGTTCTGAGCTCTGCATGAAATGCTCAGTAGTCCTAGATACCTTTTCACAACCCTCCGCAGAGGTTGTCGACAAAAACTGGTAA
- the HIS5 gene encoding histidinol-phosphate transaminase (Syntenic homolog of Saccharomyces cerevisiae YIL116W (HIS5)), with translation MDFDIKAVIRPNILKLKPYRCARDDFSEGILLDANENAFGPVVKFSRLPASLHRYPDPHQLELKGLLASYRNAASAFREEGLAPLTAKNICLGVGSDESIDAIIRATCSPREQKVMLLPPTYGMYKVCADINDVGYVEVPLISSDNSFQIDEDRILEQLNLDKSIKVVFITSPGNPTGACIEVGRVEKLLRNWTAGIVVVDEAYIDFSADKPSLSPLVNKHPNLVVLQTLSKASGLAGIRLGFTFASTQIATALNAMKAPYNISQITAIIGIEALQPEALKLMQKHIDQINTEKRRIIKALATLNHIENDPVGGLDANFILFRVRGGDNSLAKKLYYSLATESGVIIRFRGTDLGCEGCIRITVGTPEENDVLIKEFTEKLQQLTED, from the coding sequence ATGGACTTTGACATCAAGGCCGTGATTAGACCAAATATTTTGAAGCTAAAACCGTATCGCTGTGCGCGGGATGACTTTAGTGAGGGTATCTTGCTAGATGCTAATGAGAATGCGTTCGGGCCGGTAGTGAAATTCAGTAGGTTACCAGCTTCGTTACATCGGTATCCAGACCCTCATCAGCTAGAGCTGAAAGGGCTTTTGGCTAGCTATCGTAACGCAGCCTCGGCCTTCCGGGAAGAGGGGTTGGCGCCATTGACGGCGAAGAATATATGCCTTGGAGTTGGCTCTGACGAAAGCATTGATGCGATTATAAGGGCCACTTGCTCCCCAAGAGAGCAAAAGGTTATGCTGCTTCCACCAACGTATGGTATGTACAAGGTATGTGCTGATATAAATGATGTGGGGTACGTTGAAGTGCCATTGATCAGCAGCGACAACTCCTTCCAGATAGACGAAGACAGGATTCTAGAGCAGCTCAACTTGGACAAGAGTATTAAGGTTGTGTTTATCACAAGCCCTGGCAATCCAACAGGTGCCTGCATTGAGGTGGGACGTGTTGAGAAACTTCTCCGCAACTGGACTGCCGGCATCGTTGTGGTCGATGAAGCTTACATTGACTTCTCTGCCGACAAACCTTCACTAAGTCCATTAGTGAACAAACACCCAAATCTTGTCGTACTTCAAACGCTATCTAAAGCGTCTGGGTTGGCAGGAATTCGGCTGGGCTTCACTTTTGCCTCAACTCAAATCGCAACTGCCTTAAACGCCATGAAAGCACCATATAACATATCACAGATAACAGCGATCATAGGGATAGAGGCGTTGCAACCGGAAGCGTTGAAATTAATGCAAAAACATATAGACCAGATAAATACAGAAAAGAGGCGGATTATAAAGGCACTGGCGACGTTAAACCATATTGAAAACGACCCGGTTGGTGGTCTGGATGCCAACTTTATACTTTTTAGGGTTCGCGGGGGCGATAATAGCCTTGCAAAAAAACTATACTACAGTTTGGCAACTGAATCCGGCGTAATTATTCGGTTCAGAGGTACCGACTTAGGTTGTGAAGGTTGTATTAGAATTACTGTCGGAACACCTGAAGAGAATGATGTTTTGATTAAGGAATTTACAGAAAAGCTGCAACAACTGACTGAAGACTAG
- the POR1 gene encoding porin POR1 (Syntenic homolog of Saccharomyces cerevisiae YNL055C (POR1) and YIL114C (POR2)) — MPRTEISMFSKPSRTPQPSSEAFNGIYLDGMTWQLLLSPGITVELFIFAETSRCLSLQHLSAVHHDKSARFQPRAAIGQKPTAAISPAPSINSASASIARRTRSPHTVSIMAPPFFSDIAKDINGLLNRDFYHSTPAALDVKTSAPNGVGFTVKGKTSPKDGSVAANVEARVADKATGLTLTQGWSSANVLDTKVELANLTPGLRSELVTSCVPGTSNAAKLNLSFVQPAFTARGFFDLLKGPSFVGDLTLAHEGFVGGAEVGYDIAAATVSRYAVALGYRTGLYSVALGVNNAQITTASFFQRVNPALEVGAKAALNPAAGSKVNIEFATRYALDLTAQVKAKIADSGLVALSYKQLLRPGVELGVGASFDALKLAEPVHKLGWSLSFSA; from the coding sequence ATGCCACGCACCGAAATAAGTATGTTCTCGAAGCCCTCCAGAACTCCCCAGCCTAGCAGCGAGGCCTTCAACGGTATATATCTTGATGGGATGACTTGGCAGCTCCTTCTTAGCCCGGGGATCACTGTTGAGCTCTTCATTTTCGCGGAGACAAGCCGGTGTCTTTCGTTACAGCACTTATCTGCCGTGCACCACGACAAGAGCGCCCGGTTCCAACCGCGGGCTGCCATTGGCCAAAAGCCGACGGCGGCGATCTCGCCCGCACCCAGTATAAATAGTGCGTCGGCGTCGATCGCCCGCCGCACACGCTCGCCGCACACAGTAAGCATCATGGCTCCCCCATTCTTCTCAGATATCGCTAAAGACATCAACGGGCTCTTGAACCGTGACTTCTACCACAGCACGCCTGCCGCCCTCGACGTTAAAACGTCGGCGCCAAACGGCGTCGGGTTCACCGTCAAGGGTAAGACGTCGCCCAAGGACGGCTCTGTAGCCGCCAACGTCGAGGCACGTGTCGCCGACAAGGCGACCGGCCTCACGCTGACGCAGGGCTGGTCGTCGGCCAACGTGCTCGACACCAAGGTGGAGCTGGCCAACCTGACCCCCGGCCTGCGCTCTGAGCTGGTCACCTCGTGTGTGCCCGGCACGTCCAACGCAGCCAAGCTGAACTTGTCGTTTGTGCAGCCAGCGTTCACCGCTCGTGGCTTCTTCGACCTGCTGAAGGGCCCCTCCTTCGTGGGTGACCTGACGCTCGCGCACGAGGGCTTCGTCGGTGGCGCGGAGGTCGGCTACGACATCGCGGCCGCCACCGTGTCCCGCTACGCGGTCGCTCTGGGCTACAGAACCGGCCTCTACTCCGTGGCTTTGGGCGTCAACAACGCCCAGATCACCACCGCGTCCTTCTTCCAGCGCGTCAACCCGGCGTTGGAGGTCGGCGCTAAGGCCGCGCTCAACCCTGCTGCCGGCTCCAAGGTCAACATCGAGTTTGCCACCCGCTACGCCTTGGACCTAACCGCGCAGGTCAAGGCCAAGATCGCTGACTCCGGTCTTGTCGCGCTCTCCTACAAGCAGCTCTTGCGCCCGGGTGTCGAGTTGGGTGTGGGTGCCTCCTTCGACGCACTCAAGCTTGCCGAGCCTGTCCACAAGTTGGGCTGGTCGCTATCCTTCTCCGCCTGA
- the NUP159 gene encoding FG-nucleoporin NUP159 (Syntenic homolog of Saccharomyces cerevisiae YIL115C (NUP159)), whose product MSVREEFPTKTSEAYGFKPVFSRQLVTSFGENLPFVRYNCLAVSSKHRLFAACGAAEVVIGSLEALRQWGESGDELELVARHAAQDVVGVGFCRDVVVYATRAGELWSREVGSTGQWSQRSVGAGTVGMHCVGAYALLLRASGEVLRVHVGNGQQESIALDVCDFDARGSEVLYLERGFRLRMANVGGGEERRVELPDDMREEDTQPIAVRYLSREQALVVVGEETPDDADEVVYAHKMYVVSLQSGDARESFDILPAFGSVKRNPAYYGCTLYNLASDGRQLHVLASSCSSELTLLDDAEVLQPLQDADRAVLRINPDTDNDTSALGLALDVVTRMRVVEPCAGVDAASELPLAYVLNNLGVLECWALYQSDALKAGKLSLDATLNELIREAESISSESPEEHIQDISQSPAEPTKSSTFNAISTKSDQPDAAASPENTNIISPSPKPAFGSGRVFGTPAFGHQSMESIAPSGATMVPSHGTTFGQDTNSMQTDANPDKTEDQRHQWPSSTSHPFGVPPPGTTSNNEPHSSKSNAVTGGNTGNAPENPSSGTSTFGKPAFGSVTTPGTIFGTPGFASAKTAVSAFGQPAFGGSAFGKPVFGEGSSAEPASGEEPGKSAFGESAFGKPAFGESAFGKPAFGESAFGKPAFGESAFAKPAFGKPSFGESTATNPKSEESAFGKPAFGANAFGKPAFGESPFNKSIPGSPFAKPFGAGLPASSSPFGNLSSTPFGKISSSPFGQLSASPEAKAVSPFGKTAFSSSASPSTFGTPVFSAAQDTDQKTNKLEFGTGNSIDTSAPNSKITSPNSATQGAISSATVFPVGKATAAQHNQENFTPTPITKSHEGRKTSVSKDNADFIQNTPTKENPALSLLSLSGSLEQTVSTEGMQTAKEQLTDYSGATSEGITSEEEEDDDSSNELAASGGEDDSGEDNEESHDVDEGSVVSPSIGNNKLEDSSGISATAKSENKAEISSMKSITERIKKAANLPASSAIMNITSSPDATPDIKRVVSPFSDFTNKLNPPEANNGQAPFSFSALTKKEQESGTRREGNPEHATLSDQDSSSAKGSSRRGSIIAKENRYSSSGGAPQSAQVQKPGTSITRPSDVAISPQNSASLDSSNSLSDISSNRVSDDDQSSQPPSSDEGESESSEVPPSDPTHGSERQLSTITEESVDLPPSANVSPFATDNSVAYNSNRKMQVDSNVQTRPLQLAHKEVDAIPVTVNTFCQAAPATADKELQTDSSPELDSAINAFEGDEQYLSEQYAPRRLEKFYTEAYLADIKYTSKNPTTKAVEKTCHVINAELSTLRSNISNIGKFIDDQSKSPYPKSAESLCNVGGWRIAEAAQLMDIVKRQQATFNDTFNAIKKLDTESQLDYSSLLKSEYMLKDYYLQLNCLNKESDNVLRDLSLPQMKIRNSIRSKLVNLTSRIKELTNMIQMMKLYTVRGNNKNAAIVRKLMNDSMERGSLLEEIQSLRQEVSRLAIANTPVDEVSGALSTRDIDSTAIVKETLTLNVKHQLGEFFKSRI is encoded by the coding sequence ATGAGCGTTCGCGAGGAGTTCCCCACGAAGACATCGGAGGCGTATGGCTTCAAGCCAGTGTTCTCACGACAGCTTGTCACATCTTTTGGCGAGAACCTGCCTTTTGTACGGTATAACTGTCTTGCGGTCAGCAGCAAGCATCGGTTATTCGCTGCCTGCGGGGCAGCAGAGGTGGTGATCGGGTCGTTGGAGGCACTGCGGCAGTGGGGTGAGAGCGGTGACGAGCTGGAGCTGGTAGCCCGGCATGCTGCGCAGGATGTTGTGGGCGTGGGATTCTGCCGGGACGTAGTCGTTTATGCGACAAGGGCGGGAGAGCTGTGGAGCCGGGAGGTGGGCAGCACAGGACAGTGGTCGCAGCGGTCCGTGGGCGCTGGGACGGTTGGCATGCACTGCGTTGGCGCGtacgcgctgctgctgcgggcATCGGGTGAGGTGCTGCGTGTGCACGTGGGCAACGGCCAGCAGGAAAGCATTGCTTTGGACGTGTGCGACTTCGACGCGCGAGGCAGCGAGGTACTGTATCTCGAGCGCGGCTTCAGGCTGCGCATGGCGAACGTGGGCGGCGGTGAGGAGCGGCGGGTGGAGCTGCCCGACGACATGCGGGAGGAAGATACGCAGCCCATCGCGGTCAGATACCTGTCGCGTgagcaggcgctggtggtggtggGAGAAGAGACACCCGATGATGCGGACGAGGTGGTGTATGCGCACAAGATGTATGTTGTGTCACTTCAGTCGGGCGATGCTCGCGAAAGCTTTGACATTTTGCCTGCGTTCGGCAGCGTGAAGCGCAACCCTGCGTACTATGGCTGCACACTGTATAACCTGGCGTCAGATGGTAGACAGCTACACGTGCTTGCGTCGTCGTGCTCGTCTGAATTGACGTTGCTGGACGACGCCGAGGTGCTACAGCCACTGCAGGATGCGGACCGCGCTGTGCTGCGCATTAACCCGGATACAGATAACGACACCAGTGCTCTTGGTTTGGCGCTGGATGTGGTTACTCGAATGCGCGTTGTTGAGCCGTGCGCGGGAGTGGATGCAGCCTCTGAGCTACCTCTGGCATACGTGCTGAATAATCTTGGTGTGTTGGAATGCTGGGCTCTGTACCAATCCGATGCGCTAAAAGCGGGTAAACTGTCGCTCGATGCAACATTAAATGAGTTGATCAGGGAAGCTGAGTCTATTAGCAGCGAATCTCCAGAGGAGCACATCCAAGATATATCCCAGTCGCCTGCTGAACCTACAAAGTCATCTACTTTTAATGCGATCAGTACAAAGAGCGATCAGCCTGATGCGGCAGCTTCCCCTGAAAACACAAATATCATCTCGCCATCTCCGAAGCCTGCGTTTGGGTCCGGAAGAGTTTTTGGTACACCTGCATTTGGCCATCAATCGATGGAATCTATTGCGCCGAGTGGCGCCACAATGGTCCCAAGTCATGGAACCACTTTCGGGCAGGACACTAATTCCATGCAGACAGATGCCAATCCCGACAAAACAGAAGATCAAAGGCACCAATGGCCTTCTAGTACATCGCATCCCTTTGGAGTACCGCCCCCAGGCACAACTTCAAACAACGAACCGCATTCTAGCAAGTCAAACGCAGTTACTGGCGGTAACACTGGTAACGCTCCAGAGAACCCATCTTCTGGCACATCCACTTTTGGGAAACCGGCCTTTGGTTCAGTCACCACCCCGGGAACTATATTTGGCACTCCTGGTTTCGCCTCAGCCAAAACAGCAGTTTCTGCTTTTGGGCAGCCTGCTTTTGGAGGAAGTGCTTTTGGGAAGCCCGTTTTCGGCGAGGGTTCCTCAGCGGAGCCTGCCTCTGGAGAGGAACCCGGGAAGTCTGCCTTTGGAGAAAGCGCATTTGGGAAGCCTGCCTTTGGAGAAAGCGCATTTGGGAAGCCTGCCTTTGGAGAAAGCGCATTTGGGAAGCCTGCCTTTGGAGAAAGCGCATTTGCGAAGCCTGCCTTTGGGAAGCCTTCCTTTGGAGAAAGTACTGCGACAAACCCGAAGTCAGAGGAAAGCGCCTTTGGGAAGCCCGCCTTTGGCGCAAACGCCTTTGGGAAACCCGCTTTCGGTGAAAGTCCTTTTAACAAATCTATACCTGGATCCCCATTCGCAAAGCCCTTCGGCGCAGGTTTACCTGCTTCGTCAAGTCCCTTTGGAAACCTATCTTCAACCCCCTTTGGGAAGATATCTTCAAGTCCTTTCGGACAGTTATCTGCTAGTCCCGAAGCGAAAGCAGTAAGCCCATTTGGAAAGACAGCATTTTCTTCTTCCGCATCTCCGAGCACCTTTGGAACTCCAGTCTTTAGCGCGGCTCAAGATACTGATCAGAAAACGAATAAATTAGAATTCGGAACCGGTAACAGTATAGACACTTCGGCGCCTAATTCAAAAATCACGTCCCCAAATTCCGCCACACAAGGTGCCATCTCATCCGCTACAGTATTCCCAGTAGGGAAGGCCACCGCTGCACAGCATAATCAAGAGAATTTCACTCCGACACCAATCACCAAATCTCATGAAGGTCGGAAGACAAGTGTTAGTAAGGATAATGCAGACTTTATTCAAAATACTCCTACCAAAGAAAATCCTGCTCTGAGCCTTCTAAGTCTAAGCGGAAGTTTGGAGCAAACTGTTTCTACTGAAGGCATGCAAACCGCTAAGGAACAATTAACAGATTACTCTGGAGCAACTTCAGAAGGTATTACttcggaggaggaggaggatgaCGATTCATCTAATGAATTAGCGGCATCCGGTGGCGAAGACGATAGTGGTGAGGACAATGAGGAGTCTCACGATGTAGACGAAGGATCGGTTGTTTCTCCTTCTATAGGTAACAACAAGTTAGAAGATTCGTCTGGTATTTCGGCCACTGCGAAGTCGGAAAATAAAGCTGAGATTTCGTCTATGAAATCCATCACAGAAAGGATTAAGAAAGCTGCAAATCTTCCAGCGTCTTCGGCCATTATGAACATAACTTCTTCCCCCGATGCGACACCTGATATTAAGCGAGTCGTGTCTCCATTTTCTGACTTCACGAATAAATTGAATCCACCAGAAGCAAACAATGGACAGGCTCCTTTCTCTTTCTCAGCTTTAACTAAGAAAGAGCAGGAATCGGGAACGAGACGTGAAGGTAATCCAGAGCATGCCACACTGTCGGATCAAGACTCTTCTTCAGCAAAGGGATCTTCTAGGCGCGGGTCAATAATAGCGAAGGAAAATAGGTATTCCTCTAGCGGCGGTGCGCCGCAATCCGCACAGGTGCAAAAACCGGGTACATCAATAACGAGACCATCCGATGTGGCCATTAGCCCCCAGAATAGCGCATCTCTGGACAGTTCAAATTCTCTTTCTGATATTTCATCCAATCGCGTATCAGACGATGATCAAAGTTCCCAGCCACCATCTAGCGATGAAGGTGAGTCCGAATCATCCGAGGTTCCTCCCTCGGATCCTACGCATGGTTCCGAACGTCAACTAAGTACTATCACAGAGGAATCCGTGGATTTACCGCCTTCCGCAAATGTATCACCGTTTGCAACTGACAACAGTGTTGCGTATAACAGTAACAGAAAAATGCAAGTCGACTCTAATGTTCAAACAAGGCCTTTGCAACTTGCTCACAAAGAAGTTGATGCAATCCCGGTAACAGTAAATACTTTCTGCCAAGCCGCTCCTGCCACTGCCGATAAAGAATTACAAACTGATTCTTCACCAGAACTAGACTCGGCCATTAATGCTTTTGAAGGTGATGAGCAGTATCTAAGTGAGCAGTATGCTCCCCGTCGACTTGAAAAGTTCTACACAGAAGCATACCTGGCCGATATCAAGTATACATCCAAGAATCCGACGACCAAGGCTGTCGAAAAAACATGCCATGTTATAAACGCTGAACTGTCTACTCTGAGATCGAATATAAGCAACATAGGCAAATTCATTGATGACCAGAGCAAGTCACCCTATCCAAAAAGTGCGGAATCCCTCTGTAATGTAGGAGGTTGGCGGATAGCTGAGGCAGCACAGCTGATGGATATTGTCAAACGCCAACAGGCCACCTTTAATGATACATTTAACGCAATAAAAAAGCTGGACACAGAATCACAGCTGGACTACTCATCTTTGTTGAAGTCTGAGTATATGCTGAAGGACTACTATTTGCAGCTAAATTGCTTGAATAAAGAATCCGATAATGTTCTGAGAGATTTATCACTTCCCCAAATGAAGATTCGGAACTCGATTAGGTCCAAACTGGTTAATCTCACTTCTAGGATTAAAGAGCTTACTAACATGATCCAAATGATGAAGCTCTACACAGTGAGGGGAAACAATAAGAATGCAGCTATTGTTCGTAAACTTATGAATGACAGTATGGAACGCGGTAGCTTGCTAGAGGAAATCCAGTCATTGCGCCAGGAAGTTTCCAGACTTGCCATAGCCAATACCCCTGTTGATGAAGTCTCTGGTGCCCTATCTACGCGTGATATTGACAGCACAGCTATTGTAAAAGAGACCCTTACTTTGAATGTGAAACATCAGTTGGGAGAATTCTTCAAGTCTAGGATCTAA